In a single window of the Zea mays cultivar B73 chromosome 5, Zm-B73-REFERENCE-NAM-5.0, whole genome shotgun sequence genome:
- the LOC100284008 gene encoding FKBP-type peptidyl-prolyl cis-trans isomerase → MATFLGSSPALLARPIAKPHISCAQTPRPPSAQNQPPSSEQPQAQTQQQSVQAQPQQATARPKRAGGADSTDWVASSLTRRFGIGAGLAWAGFLAVGVVSEQLKTRFEVAQQQANTKDVEQEQEVVLPNGVRYYEMRVGGGDVPRPGDLVVIDLQGRVAGSGGGGEAFVDTFVDGKRPLALVMGSRPYTRGMCEGVEYALRSMRAGGKRRVVVPPGLGFGDDGADFGEEHVQVPPGATLEYIVQVDRVSIAPA, encoded by the exons ATGGCCACGTTCCTGGGAAGCTCACCGGCGCTCCTCGCCCGTCCCATCGCCAAGCCCCACATCTCCTGCGCGCAGACACCGCGGCCGCCAAGCGCCCAGAACCAGCCGCCGTCCAGCGAGCAACCGCAAGCACAAACACAGCAGCAGTCCGTGCAAGCGCAGCCACAGCAGGCGACGGCGAGGCCGAAGCGCGCGGGCGGCGCGGACTCCACGGACTGGGTGGCCTCGTCGCTGACGCGGCGGTTCGGGATCGGCGCGGGGCTGGCGTGGGCCGGCTTTCTGGCCGTCGGCGTCGTGTCCGAGCAGCTCAAGACCCGCTTCGAGGTCGCGCAGCAGCAGGCCAACACCAA GGACGTGGAACAGGAGCAGGAGGTCGTCCTGCCCAACGGGGTCCGGTACTACGAGATGCGCGTCGGCGGCGGCGACGTCCCGCGGCCGGGCGACCTGGTGGTGATCGACCTGCAGGGCCGGGTGGCCGGCAGTGGCGGCGGCGGGGAGGCGTTCGTGGACACGTTCGTCGACGGCAAGCGGCCGCTGGCGCTGGTGATGGGCTCCCGGCCGTACACCAGGGGCATGTGCGAGGGCGTCGAGTACGCGCTGCGCTCCATGAGGGCCGGCGGCAAGCGGCGGGTGGTCGTCCCGCCGGGCCTCGGGTTCGGCGACGACGGCGCCGACTTCGGGGAGGAGCACGTCCAGGTCCCGCCCGGCGCGACGCTCGAGTACATCGTGCAGGTCGACAGGGTGTCCATCGCGCCGGCGTGA
- the LOC100304216 gene encoding uncharacterized isoform X1 has translation MGTVLDSHFLALTAIVTVGYQLLFFIITALLRFDKVTDFAGSTNFIIIAILTLALKGAWHFRQIVLTVLVTIWGLRLGLFLLMRILQWGEDRRFDKMRDNLGKLAVFWIFQAVWVWSVSLPVTVVNASDRNPSIEARDIIGWIIWLVGICVEATADQQKLVFKNSPSNRGKWCNAGLWKYSRHPNYFGEIFLWWGVFVASTPVISDAEWLVILGPIFLTLLLLFVSGIPLLESSADKRYGRLEEYRAYKNTTSPLIPLPPAVYGSLPAWFKVAFLLELPLYNPGPGGDPIKPE, from the exons ATGGGCACCGTGCTCGATTCGCACTTCCTGGCGCTCACCGCCATCGTTACT GTGGGGTACCAGCTGCTGTTCTTCATCATCACAGCTCTCCTCCGGTTCGATAAGGTCACCGATTTCGCAG GCAGTACAAATTTTATCATAATCGCCATCCTAACATTAGCTTTGAAGGGAGCATGGCATTTCCGTCAG ATTGTGCTGACAGTGCTTGTCACCATTTGGGGTCTTCGTCTAGGATTATTTTTATTGATGAG GATTTTGCAATGGGGTGAAGACCGAAGGTTTGACAAAATGCGTGATAATTTGGGGAAATTAGCAGTTTTTTGGATTTTCCAG GCTGTGTGGGTTTGGTCTGTCAGCTTGCCCGTCACTGTTGTGAATGCAAGTGACAGAAACCCCTCGATTGAAGCCAGGGATATAATCGGTTGGATAATATGGTTGGTCGGGATATGTGTAGAAGCAACAGCTGATCAGCAGAAGCTTGTGTTCAAAAATTCTCCAAGTAACAGGGGAAAGTGGTGCAACGCCGGTCTTTGGAAGTACTCTCGCCACCCGAACTACTTTGGGGAG ATATTCCTTTGGTGGGGAGTATTTGTAGCATCGACCCCAGTTATCTCAGATGCCGAATGGCTTGTGATTCTTGGACCTATATTCCTGACTCTTCTGCTTCTTTTCGTTAGTGGAATCCCACTCCTCGAG TCATCTGCTGATAAGCGCTATGGACGATTGGAGGAATACCGTGCATACAAGAACACTACAAG CCCTCTTATCCCATTGCCACCTGCTGTGTATGGTTCCCTGCCTGCGTGGTTCAAGGTTGCCTTCCTCCTTGAGCTCCCGCTCTACAATCCTGGGCCGGGAGGTGATCCAATCA AACCAGAATGA
- the LOC100304216 gene encoding uncharacterized isoform X2 gives MGTVLDSHFLALTAIVTVGYQLLFFIITALLRFDKVTDFAGSTNFIIIAILTLALKGAWHFRQIVLTVLVTIWGLRLGLFLLMRILQWGEDRRFDKMRDNLGKLAVFWIFQAVWVWSVSLPVTVVNASDRNPSIEARDIIGWIIWLVGICVEATADQQKLVFKNSPSNRGKWCNAGLWKYSRHPNYFGEIFLWWGVFVASTPVISDAEWLVILGPIFLTLLLLFVSGIPLLESSADKRYGRLEEYRAYKNTTRLPSSLSSRSTILGREVIQSVEWCLQTVLLPFSDELV, from the exons ATGGGCACCGTGCTCGATTCGCACTTCCTGGCGCTCACCGCCATCGTTACT GTGGGGTACCAGCTGCTGTTCTTCATCATCACAGCTCTCCTCCGGTTCGATAAGGTCACCGATTTCGCAG GCAGTACAAATTTTATCATAATCGCCATCCTAACATTAGCTTTGAAGGGAGCATGGCATTTCCGTCAG ATTGTGCTGACAGTGCTTGTCACCATTTGGGGTCTTCGTCTAGGATTATTTTTATTGATGAG GATTTTGCAATGGGGTGAAGACCGAAGGTTTGACAAAATGCGTGATAATTTGGGGAAATTAGCAGTTTTTTGGATTTTCCAG GCTGTGTGGGTTTGGTCTGTCAGCTTGCCCGTCACTGTTGTGAATGCAAGTGACAGAAACCCCTCGATTGAAGCCAGGGATATAATCGGTTGGATAATATGGTTGGTCGGGATATGTGTAGAAGCAACAGCTGATCAGCAGAAGCTTGTGTTCAAAAATTCTCCAAGTAACAGGGGAAAGTGGTGCAACGCCGGTCTTTGGAAGTACTCTCGCCACCCGAACTACTTTGGGGAG ATATTCCTTTGGTGGGGAGTATTTGTAGCATCGACCCCAGTTATCTCAGATGCCGAATGGCTTGTGATTCTTGGACCTATATTCCTGACTCTTCTGCTTCTTTTCGTTAGTGGAATCCCACTCCTCGAG TCATCTGCTGATAAGCGCTATGGACGATTGGAGGAATACCGTGCATACAAGAACACTACAAG GTTGCCTTCCTCCTTGAGCTCCCGCTCTACAATCCTGGGCCGGGAGGTGATCCAATCAGTTGAGTGGTGCTTGCAAACTGTTCTGCTGCCCTTCAGTGATGAACTTGTATAG
- the LOC100304216 gene encoding uncharacterized LOC100304216, whose translation MGTVLDSHFLALTAIVTVGYQLLFFIITALLRFDKVTDFAGSTNFIIIAILTLALKGAWHFRQIVLTVLVTIWGLRLGLFLLMRILQWGEDRRFDKMRDNLGKLAVFWIFQAVWVWSVSLPVTVVNASDRNPSIEARDIIGWIIWLVGICVEATADQQKLVFKNSPSNRGKWCNAGLWKYSRHPNYFGEIFLWWGVFVASTPVISDAEWLVILGPIFLTLLLLFVSGIPLLESSADKRYGRLEEYRAYKNTTSPLIPLPPAVYGSLPAWFKVAFLLELPLYNPGPGGDPIS comes from the exons ATGGGCACCGTGCTCGATTCGCACTTCCTGGCGCTCACCGCCATCGTTACT GTGGGGTACCAGCTGCTGTTCTTCATCATCACAGCTCTCCTCCGGTTCGATAAGGTCACCGATTTCGCAG GCAGTACAAATTTTATCATAATCGCCATCCTAACATTAGCTTTGAAGGGAGCATGGCATTTCCGTCAG ATTGTGCTGACAGTGCTTGTCACCATTTGGGGTCTTCGTCTAGGATTATTTTTATTGATGAG GATTTTGCAATGGGGTGAAGACCGAAGGTTTGACAAAATGCGTGATAATTTGGGGAAATTAGCAGTTTTTTGGATTTTCCAG GCTGTGTGGGTTTGGTCTGTCAGCTTGCCCGTCACTGTTGTGAATGCAAGTGACAGAAACCCCTCGATTGAAGCCAGGGATATAATCGGTTGGATAATATGGTTGGTCGGGATATGTGTAGAAGCAACAGCTGATCAGCAGAAGCTTGTGTTCAAAAATTCTCCAAGTAACAGGGGAAAGTGGTGCAACGCCGGTCTTTGGAAGTACTCTCGCCACCCGAACTACTTTGGGGAG ATATTCCTTTGGTGGGGAGTATTTGTAGCATCGACCCCAGTTATCTCAGATGCCGAATGGCTTGTGATTCTTGGACCTATATTCCTGACTCTTCTGCTTCTTTTCGTTAGTGGAATCCCACTCCTCGAG TCATCTGCTGATAAGCGCTATGGACGATTGGAGGAATACCGTGCATACAAGAACACTACAAG CCCTCTTATCCCATTGCCACCTGCTGTGTATGGTTCCCTGCCTGCGTGGTTCAAGGTTGCCTTCCTCCTTGAGCTCCCGCTCTACAATCCTGGGCCGGGAGGTGATCCAATCAGTTGA